In Longimicrobium sp., a genomic segment contains:
- a CDS encoding lytic transglycosylase domain-containing protein, translating to MKHTLNIVHCAGIAGVLAGLVFGGSAHAVRDFPRMSQLAPKVDLDPFRAVTHAGMLVAARTAQARLDDGRPWAAWNAIRDFAGDDADELPPSVALLAARAAAGWDGWSHVRRLLEGRDWLAREDGGAGLMLLGRAEEAARDWDAAARAYRGYARAAAGSDRGMAYARLGRVLRAAGHDREAAEAFAKAGGELPEVADWLAALRADALEDAGEGVAAPASGSAAARAWAARAEARSRSARGDRAGASALLAREAEAIADDDPSLAAELQVQRARILAGEKRAAEVRGELRAAAADARVEPAVRVSAAGVLADLPGGLSAEEQVARAAAYESAGKPGLAAKALRVALSRGAAADGATLLRISRLLFDAADYAPAREWALKAAEKLDGEGAAEAELISARALVRRGEEDDGVAALRRLIERRAGTAAAGSAWFLLGDAASDRDAAIAGYRRAAASQSPFAREAQYRVGDRCLKAGDDACAAKAWEDYAARWPRGEETARAAYMAGVLHERAGRADRARAMYAAAIAADPVDYYAIRAADRLGADPLADVAARPAAWAVTVGDDGEVAGVVRRLAALEAAGAEEAWKAEMDSQTRRFADRPYALLLLAEGVRDAGHTVDAIRIGRRLLEMRGGAWDLRLLRVVFPFPYREILADEAERSDIDPWLLAGLVRQESSFNHEARSWVGATGLSQIMPSTGAWLAPAAGVKSYDPSLLAVPEINLRMGARYLRDQLRRYRGARDLALAAYNAGPGRADRWKSELGYGRDVDAFREKIPFAETREYVKVVIRNAEVYRRLYGPSRSPGLADGER from the coding sequence ATGAAGCACACCCTGAACATCGTCCATTGCGCCGGGATCGCGGGCGTGCTCGCCGGCCTGGTCTTCGGCGGCTCCGCGCATGCCGTGCGCGACTTTCCGCGCATGTCGCAGCTGGCGCCGAAGGTGGATCTGGACCCCTTCCGCGCGGTGACGCACGCGGGGATGCTGGTGGCCGCGCGCACCGCCCAGGCGCGGCTGGACGACGGCCGCCCGTGGGCCGCGTGGAACGCCATCCGCGACTTCGCGGGCGACGACGCGGACGAGCTGCCGCCCTCCGTGGCCCTGCTGGCCGCGCGCGCCGCGGCGGGGTGGGACGGCTGGAGCCACGTGCGCCGGCTGCTGGAGGGCCGCGACTGGCTGGCGCGCGAGGACGGCGGCGCCGGGCTGATGCTGCTGGGCCGCGCGGAAGAGGCCGCGCGCGACTGGGACGCCGCCGCCCGCGCCTACCGCGGCTACGCGCGCGCCGCCGCCGGCTCCGACCGGGGGATGGCGTACGCGCGGCTGGGGCGCGTGCTGCGCGCGGCCGGCCACGACCGCGAGGCGGCGGAGGCGTTCGCGAAGGCGGGCGGCGAGCTGCCGGAGGTGGCGGACTGGTTGGCCGCGCTCCGCGCCGATGCGCTGGAGGACGCGGGCGAGGGCGTGGCCGCGCCGGCGTCCGGCTCGGCCGCGGCGCGGGCGTGGGCGGCGCGGGCCGAGGCGCGCTCGCGCTCCGCGCGTGGCGACCGGGCGGGCGCATCCGCGCTGCTGGCGCGCGAGGCGGAGGCCATCGCGGACGACGATCCGTCGCTCGCCGCCGAGCTGCAGGTGCAGCGCGCCCGCATCCTGGCCGGGGAGAAGCGCGCGGCGGAGGTGCGCGGCGAGCTGCGCGCGGCGGCGGCGGACGCGCGGGTGGAGCCGGCGGTGCGCGTCTCCGCGGCGGGAGTGCTGGCCGACCTTCCCGGCGGCCTCTCCGCCGAGGAGCAGGTGGCGCGCGCGGCGGCGTACGAATCGGCGGGGAAGCCGGGGCTCGCGGCGAAGGCGCTGCGCGTCGCCCTTTCCCGCGGCGCGGCGGCGGACGGGGCCACGCTGCTCCGCATCTCCCGCCTGCTGTTCGACGCGGCCGACTACGCGCCGGCGCGGGAGTGGGCGCTGAAGGCGGCGGAGAAGCTGGACGGCGAGGGCGCCGCCGAGGCGGAGCTGATCTCCGCCCGCGCGCTCGTCCGCCGCGGGGAGGAGGACGACGGCGTGGCCGCGCTGCGCCGCCTCATCGAGCGCCGCGCGGGGACGGCGGCCGCGGGATCCGCGTGGTTCCTGCTGGGCGACGCCGCGTCCGACCGCGACGCCGCGATCGCCGGCTACCGCCGCGCCGCCGCATCTCAATCCCCCTTCGCCCGCGAGGCGCAGTACCGCGTGGGCGACCGCTGCCTGAAGGCGGGCGACGACGCCTGCGCCGCGAAGGCGTGGGAGGACTACGCCGCCCGCTGGCCGCGCGGCGAGGAGACGGCGCGGGCCGCGTACATGGCCGGCGTGCTGCACGAGCGCGCGGGCCGCGCCGACCGCGCCCGGGCGATGTACGCCGCCGCCATCGCCGCCGACCCGGTGGACTACTACGCCATCCGCGCGGCCGACCGGCTGGGCGCGGACCCCTTGGCGGACGTCGCCGCGCGCCCGGCCGCCTGGGCGGTGACGGTGGGCGACGACGGCGAGGTGGCGGGCGTCGTCCGGCGCCTGGCCGCGCTGGAGGCCGCGGGCGCGGAGGAGGCGTGGAAGGCGGAGATGGATTCGCAGACGCGCCGCTTCGCCGATCGCCCGTATGCTCTCCTTCTCCTCGCGGAGGGGGTGCGCGACGCGGGGCACACGGTCGACGCCATCCGCATCGGCCGGCGGCTGCTGGAGATGCGCGGCGGCGCGTGGGACCTTCGGCTGCTGCGCGTGGTCTTCCCCTTCCCCTACCGCGAGATCCTGGCGGACGAGGCGGAGCGCTCGGACATCGATCCCTGGCTGCTGGCGGGGCTGGTGCGGCAGGAATCGTCGTTCAACCACGAGGCGCGCTCGTGGGTGGGCGCGACGGGATTGTCGCAGATCATGCCGTCCACCGGGGCGTGGCTGGCGCCGGCGGCGGGAGTGAAGAGCTACGATCCCTCGCTCCTGGCCGTCCCCGAGATCAACCTGCGGATGGGCGCGCGCTACCTGCGCGACCAGCTGCGGCGCTACCGCGGCGCGCGCGACCTGGCGCTGGCGGCGTACAACGCGGGCCCCGGCCGCGCCGACCGGTGGAAGAGCGAGCTGGGCTACGGCCGCGACGTGGACGCCTTCCGCGAGAAGATCCCCTTCGCCGAGACGCGCGAGTACGTGAAGGTGGTGATCCGCAACGCCGAGGTGTATCGCCGACTGTACGGGCCCAGCCGCTCGCCCGGGCTGGCGGACGGGGAGCGGTAG
- a CDS encoding universal stress protein codes for MRLLTLKSVLVATDLDEASPFALRTAARLATLAGASLHLVHVADAPVPGGESRLRELFREIAPDAPGLESARVVGGVPAEAIVEQAARVGADVVILGPHRRGTGQTGELGSTAASIVRTAPCPCLVTATELLLPLERVIAAIDLSEAASGVLSVALSWASALRPRGGKARLTALHVTPDPGEDTVRRVREEVERARARARDASFVEIHERLGPGSDPAGEILRLAASDSADLLAVGTRGAAPPSSGLGSVSAAIARETPCPLLLVPPAAWMAQDAARV; via the coding sequence ATGCGGCTTCTGACGCTGAAATCGGTACTGGTCGCCACGGACCTCGACGAGGCTTCCCCGTTCGCGCTCCGGACCGCTGCCCGCCTGGCGACGCTCGCCGGGGCCAGCCTCCACCTGGTGCACGTCGCGGATGCGCCGGTCCCGGGTGGCGAGTCCAGGCTGAGGGAGCTGTTCAGGGAAATCGCGCCGGATGCCCCCGGACTCGAGAGCGCCCGGGTCGTCGGCGGCGTCCCAGCGGAGGCAATCGTGGAGCAGGCTGCCCGTGTCGGTGCGGACGTGGTGATTCTCGGGCCTCACCGGCGCGGCACCGGGCAGACGGGAGAGCTGGGGAGCACCGCGGCGAGCATCGTTCGCACGGCCCCGTGTCCGTGCCTCGTCACGGCCACGGAACTGCTCCTGCCCCTGGAGCGGGTCATCGCCGCCATCGATCTGTCGGAGGCGGCCAGCGGGGTGCTGTCGGTCGCCCTGTCGTGGGCGTCGGCGTTGCGCCCGCGGGGTGGGAAGGCGCGGCTCACCGCGCTGCACGTCACCCCGGACCCCGGCGAGGACACCGTGCGGCGGGTGCGCGAGGAGGTCGAGCGGGCTCGCGCGCGCGCCCGGGATGCCTCCTTCGTGGAAATCCACGAGCGGCTGGGTCCCGGCTCGGATCCGGCCGGGGAGATCCTGCGGCTTGCCGCCTCGGACTCCGCCGATCTGCTGGCGGTCGGAACCCGTGGCGCGGCCCCGCCGTCATCGGGTCTGGGCAGCGTGTCGGCGGCCATCGCGCGTGAGACGCCTTGCCCCCTGTTGCTGGTGCCGCCGGCCGCGTGGATGGCTCAGGATGCCGCCCGGGTGTGA
- a CDS encoding anti-sigma factor family protein, producing the protein MDTRLACDDVMQRVTEYLDEALPPGAKEPFEQHLAECANCTRYLQEIRQTIHRLGALPREPMPASMKDRLLQALHSRQSA; encoded by the coding sequence ATGGACACCCGGCTGGCTTGCGACGACGTGATGCAGCGCGTTACCGAGTACCTGGACGAGGCGCTTCCGCCCGGTGCGAAGGAGCCCTTCGAACAGCACCTCGCGGAATGCGCGAACTGCACCCGCTACCTCCAGGAAATCCGCCAGACCATCCACCGGCTCGGTGCACTCCCCCGCGAGCCGATGCCCGCCTCGATGAAAGACCGGCTCCTCCAGGCCCTCCACAGCCGGCAATCCGCGTAA
- a CDS encoding RNA polymerase sigma factor, whose product MARQSPVSAPVPDEAPAPRAPSRDLSFQAAREEQLLVQALRERDEAAFELVLDRYYAPMLRTATIYVGSRARAEEVVQETWLAVLGGIDRFGSRSSLKTWIFRILINRAKTSATRDARLVPLSSLGRGQEDADGGGTPYPADPLDGCPPDAEPLFSGSASMARNPEDWLLSDELREHIEAAIGALPAKQREVIVLRDVEGWTPGEVCNMLEISESNQRVLLHRARVRVRDALAPYLVNP is encoded by the coding sequence ATGGCTCGGCAGAGCCCGGTTTCGGCACCGGTTCCCGACGAAGCACCCGCGCCCCGGGCGCCGTCCCGGGACCTGTCGTTCCAGGCGGCGCGCGAGGAGCAGCTCCTCGTGCAGGCGCTTCGCGAGCGCGACGAGGCCGCGTTCGAGCTGGTGCTCGACCGCTACTACGCGCCGATGCTGCGGACCGCGACGATCTACGTGGGGAGCCGTGCGCGGGCGGAGGAGGTGGTGCAGGAGACGTGGCTGGCGGTCCTGGGCGGGATCGACCGCTTCGGCAGCCGCTCGTCGCTGAAGACGTGGATCTTCCGCATCCTGATCAACCGGGCGAAGACCTCGGCCACGCGGGATGCGCGGCTCGTCCCGCTGTCCAGCCTGGGCCGGGGACAGGAGGACGCGGATGGAGGCGGCACCCCATACCCGGCCGATCCCCTGGACGGCTGCCCGCCGGACGCGGAGCCGCTGTTCTCCGGCTCCGCGTCCATGGCCAGGAACCCCGAGGACTGGCTGCTGTCGGATGAGCTGCGGGAGCACATCGAGGCGGCGATCGGGGCACTGCCGGCGAAGCAGCGCGAAGTGATCGTCCTCCGGGACGTGGAAGGGTGGACCCCGGGCGAGGTGTGTAACATGCTGGAGATCTCCGAGTCCAATCAGCGGGTGCTGCTCCACCGGGCGCGGGTCAGGGTCCGCGACGCGCTGGCGCCGTATCTCGTAAATCCTTGA
- a CDS encoding universal stress protein, whose protein sequence is MRSILAVSDLTPASDRALSAAAVLAIRSGAGLHVVHPMEIVGMTLRDALQADVGRRIEDAKSALARQVRRVVPAGLAPASCALGFNQAGDTVRVRAREVGADLVVLGAGDPDTPGGVRHLRALHDAAGAAAAPCLLVRNPLNRPFIRVLLPLSAAEVGQGVLAHACDWLSSLDPPTPTELRVLHVTSGPREWRELAPELDRELRRAGGQRPWRARLRIRRSIRWNTVPHTEILRVAAEETPDLVMLGPAGGVASSAGCPEDARAILLHRLPCSVLVLPGTLAPWPDTDGAGAPASSTDPEMPTREAVEPEATMELAAAGD, encoded by the coding sequence ATGCGCTCGATCCTCGCCGTCTCGGACCTGACTCCCGCCTCGGACCGGGCCCTGTCTGCCGCCGCCGTGCTCGCCATCCGCAGCGGTGCCGGGCTCCACGTCGTCCACCCCATGGAGATCGTGGGGATGACGCTGCGGGACGCTCTCCAGGCGGACGTGGGCAGGCGGATCGAGGACGCGAAGTCCGCGCTCGCGCGGCAGGTCCGGCGCGTCGTCCCCGCCGGGCTGGCGCCCGCGAGCTGCGCGCTCGGTTTCAACCAGGCCGGGGATACGGTGCGGGTGCGTGCGCGCGAGGTCGGAGCGGACCTGGTCGTGCTCGGGGCGGGAGATCCGGACACGCCGGGAGGGGTCCGGCACCTCCGCGCGCTCCACGACGCCGCCGGGGCGGCCGCCGCGCCCTGCCTTCTCGTCCGCAACCCGCTCAATCGCCCCTTCATCCGCGTGCTGCTGCCGCTCTCCGCCGCCGAGGTCGGGCAGGGCGTGCTCGCCCACGCGTGCGACTGGCTGAGCTCGCTCGACCCGCCGACCCCCACGGAGCTGCGGGTCCTCCACGTAACGAGCGGACCGCGCGAATGGCGGGAGCTTGCCCCCGAGCTCGATCGCGAGCTCCGCCGGGCGGGCGGCCAGCGCCCGTGGCGGGCCCGGCTGCGGATCCGCCGCAGCATTCGCTGGAACACGGTCCCGCACACGGAGATCCTCCGCGTGGCCGCCGAAGAGACGCCGGATCTCGTGATGCTGGGGCCGGCGGGTGGCGTCGCCAGCTCGGCCGGGTGCCCGGAGGATGCCCGCGCGATCCTCCTCCACCGTCTCCCCTGCTCCGTGCTGGTGCTCCCCGGGACGCTCGCGCCGTGGCCCGACACGGACGGAGCCGGCGCTCCGGCCTCCTCCACGGACCCGGAGATGCCCACGCGGGAGGCGGTGGAGCCCGAGGCGACCATGGAGCTCGCCGCTGCCGGAGACTGA
- a CDS encoding GreA/GreB family elongation factor: protein MRDRLGSELEQLSRQLTDDMEAELGGATAVCAAPEERRGVQERIRRLGQLVAGLAGLECGALPIDRVGYGSSVVLQNLDDRRRVSYTLVTGDVIDLDEDQVSLASPVGQALLGRKAGDRVSVQTPAGTLRYRIVSVTTLPQMLGLIPAYA, encoded by the coding sequence GTGAGGGATCGGCTTGGCAGCGAGCTGGAGCAGCTGTCGCGCCAGCTTACGGACGATATGGAGGCCGAGCTCGGCGGCGCCACCGCCGTGTGCGCCGCCCCGGAGGAGCGGCGGGGGGTGCAGGAAAGGATCCGCCGTCTGGGCCAGCTGGTGGCCGGGCTGGCGGGGCTGGAGTGCGGCGCGCTTCCCATCGACCGGGTGGGCTACGGCTCGTCGGTCGTCCTCCAGAACCTCGATGATCGCCGGCGCGTCTCGTACACGCTGGTCACCGGGGACGTGATCGACCTCGACGAGGACCAGGTGAGCCTCGCCTCGCCCGTCGGCCAGGCGCTCCTGGGCCGCAAGGCCGGCGACCGCGTCTCCGTGCAGACGCCCGCGGGGACGCTGCGCTACCGGATCGTCTCCGTGACGACTCTCCCGCAGATGCTGGGTCTGATCCCGGCGTACGCCTGA
- a CDS encoding DUF899 domain-containing protein, producing MSGSPANHLDGELAMQTPPIVSPQEWEAAREQLLVKEKAMTRARDALAAERRRMPWVAVEKEYVFEGPGGTASLLDLFEGRRQLVVYRAFFEPGVFGWPDHACRGCSLGADQVAHLAHLNARDTTLAYASRAPQPDIARLKERMGWQMPWYTITDSFDADFGVDEWHGHNVFIRDGDRIFRTYFINNRGDEAMGTTWSYLDLTPLGRQELWEDSPEGYPQTPTYKWWNWHDNYEAEAAPDPKWVEVSDAGEEAFRNPDARATA from the coding sequence ATGTCCGGATCACCCGCGAACCACCTCGACGGAGAGCTCGCCATGCAGACGCCACCGATCGTTTCGCCGCAGGAGTGGGAAGCCGCGCGCGAGCAGCTGCTGGTGAAGGAGAAGGCCATGACCCGCGCCCGCGACGCGCTGGCCGCCGAGCGCCGGCGGATGCCGTGGGTGGCGGTGGAGAAGGAGTACGTGTTCGAGGGGCCGGGCGGAACGGCGAGCCTGCTCGACCTGTTCGAGGGCCGCCGCCAGCTGGTCGTCTACCGCGCGTTCTTCGAGCCCGGGGTGTTCGGCTGGCCCGACCACGCCTGCCGCGGCTGCTCCCTGGGGGCCGACCAGGTCGCGCATCTCGCCCATCTGAACGCCCGCGACACCACGCTCGCGTACGCCTCGCGCGCGCCGCAGCCGGACATCGCGCGGCTGAAGGAGCGGATGGGGTGGCAGATGCCGTGGTACACCATCACCGACAGCTTCGACGCCGACTTCGGCGTGGACGAGTGGCACGGCCACAACGTGTTCATCCGCGACGGCGACCGGATCTTCCGCACCTATTTCATCAACAACCGCGGCGACGAGGCGATGGGCACCACCTGGAGCTACCTCGACCTCACCCCGCTCGGCCGCCAGGAGCTCTGGGAGGACTCGCCGGAGGGCTACCCGCAGACCCCCACGTACAAGTGGTGGAACTGGCACGACAACTACGAGGCCGAGGCCGCGCCCGATCCCAAGTGGGTGGAGGTGTCGGACGCGGGAGAGGAGGCGTTCCGCAACCCCGACGCCCGCGCCACGGCATGA
- a CDS encoding metalloregulator ArsR/SmtB family transcription factor, which translates to MTPRLRAAGPAPPDDALVAMADPTRWRMLNLVAAHGEETATTLAAQLPVSRPAVAKHLSVLSRAGLVGARRSGREVRYHVRPGRLEEAARWVSRLAAEWDARLAAIKRIAESLEDS; encoded by the coding sequence ATGACCCCGCGCCTCCGCGCCGCCGGGCCGGCTCCGCCGGACGACGCCCTCGTCGCGATGGCGGACCCCACGCGCTGGCGCATGCTGAACCTGGTGGCCGCGCACGGCGAGGAGACGGCCACCACCCTGGCCGCGCAGCTCCCCGTCAGCCGCCCGGCGGTCGCCAAGCACCTGTCCGTCCTGAGCCGCGCGGGGCTGGTAGGCGCGCGGCGCAGCGGCCGCGAGGTACGCTACCACGTGCGCCCCGGGCGGCTGGAAGAAGCCGCGCGGTGGGTCTCGCGGCTCGCGGCCGAGTGGGATGCGCGGCTCGCGGCCATCAAGCGCATCGCCGAGAGCCTGGAGGATTCATGA